The Arthrobacter sp. NicSoilC5 genome has a window encoding:
- a CDS encoding LacI family DNA-binding transcriptional regulator has product MPDLSIDVVAKAAGVHRSTVSRAFSRPEAVKSETREHILRVAEGLGYTMSPLAQALRRKTSTFIPLIVPDITNPFFAELAKTMTQAADERGYQLLLCVTNGDPAKTDGYFTAMQAMYAPFGIVAPSTKVDTEALKRFDFGHKVVVIDRVEGDDAVPTVTVDSRRGIMLALDHLHSLGHTSIGYVSGIAGTHTAQDRMDAYLELSAESGSAPVVLDSGSDLDAGTRGAEHYLAMDNPPTAIIAANDMVAFAVISALGQSGVRVPEDVSVIGFDGLALGARFNPALTTIRQPIADMGHIAIELAEKQNADGSVDHIVLEPELLVRASTSGPRA; this is encoded by the coding sequence ATGCCTGATTTGAGTATCGACGTCGTTGCAAAAGCTGCCGGTGTTCACCGGTCAACGGTGTCCCGTGCATTCTCCCGCCCCGAAGCCGTAAAGAGTGAAACACGCGAGCACATCCTTCGCGTCGCCGAGGGACTCGGCTACACGATGAGCCCACTCGCCCAGGCGCTCCGCCGGAAAACCAGTACCTTCATCCCGCTGATCGTCCCTGATATCACGAACCCGTTCTTTGCAGAACTTGCCAAGACAATGACGCAGGCGGCGGATGAGCGCGGCTACCAGCTGCTGCTCTGCGTCACCAACGGCGACCCGGCCAAGACCGACGGCTACTTCACCGCCATGCAGGCCATGTATGCCCCCTTCGGTATCGTCGCGCCGTCGACGAAGGTCGATACGGAGGCCCTCAAACGCTTCGACTTCGGCCACAAGGTCGTCGTGATCGACCGTGTGGAAGGGGACGACGCCGTCCCAACGGTCACTGTTGACAGCCGCCGCGGGATCATGCTGGCCTTGGATCACCTGCATTCTTTGGGGCACACATCGATCGGCTACGTCTCCGGCATCGCCGGCACGCACACCGCCCAGGACCGTATGGACGCCTATTTGGAGTTGTCTGCCGAGAGCGGCAGCGCACCTGTCGTGCTGGACAGCGGATCGGATCTGGATGCGGGCACACGTGGGGCAGAACATTACCTCGCGATGGACAACCCCCCAACGGCCATCATCGCGGCCAATGACATGGTGGCCTTTGCGGTCATCTCGGCCCTCGGCCAAAGCGGTGTGCGGGTGCCGGAGGACGTGTCGGTCATCGGTTTCGACGGCTTGGCTCTGGGGGCCCGGTTTAACCCGGCCCTGACCACCATCCGGCAGCCCATCGCCGATATGGGACACATCGCCATCGAACTGGCTGAGAAGCAGAACGCGGACGGCTCCGTGGACCACATCGTCCTCGAACCGGAGCTCCTGGTCCGCGCCTCCACTTCAGGACCACGAGCATGA
- a CDS encoding VOC family protein, translating into MTAPMSGAQESTLRRLPGLQHTDHVGLTVPNLEEGIRFFVDVLGAEELYRSERGPDEDFMPTNFEVPADAKLTLAMLRLPPNLNIELFEWSSTERRTTPPRHCDAGGHHLCFVVDDVDEAIAVLQDIPGVRVLGERKEVAGDSPRVAGNRWTYFITPWGLLMEIVDRSRVAAPPRLVGPTDWAAPPNTSERT; encoded by the coding sequence ATGACCGCGCCAATGAGCGGGGCACAGGAGTCGACGCTCCGGCGTTTGCCCGGGCTCCAGCACACGGACCACGTTGGTTTGACCGTCCCCAACCTTGAGGAAGGTATCCGCTTCTTCGTCGACGTCCTGGGAGCTGAAGAGCTGTACCGCTCCGAACGCGGCCCCGATGAAGACTTCATGCCGACAAACTTCGAGGTCCCGGCAGATGCCAAGCTCACGCTCGCCATGTTGCGCCTGCCGCCGAACCTCAACATCGAGCTTTTCGAATGGAGCAGCACTGAGCGGCGTACGACGCCGCCGCGGCACTGCGACGCCGGTGGCCACCACCTGTGCTTCGTCGTGGACGACGTCGATGAAGCGATCGCAGTGCTCCAGGACATACCGGGGGTACGCGTGCTCGGTGAGCGCAAAGAAGTTGCCGGCGACAGCCCCCGGGTAGCCGGCAACCGTTGGACCTACTTCATCACCCCTTGGGGCTTGCTGATGGAAATCGTGGACCGGTCCCGCGTCGCGGCCCCGCCCCGGCTGGTCGGTCCGACGGACTGGGCTGCACCACCAAACACTTCAGAAAGGACATGA
- a CDS encoding sugar phosphate isomerase/epimerase family protein has product MRLAGHTLGTPNHTVPQALELFRAAGLDAAEVIYQNDYTSGLPLGDRRAAMEALKAAEATGIPIVGLTPYTTAINSLDDTEWRQGVDEFRGAIDTAHLLGADRVRVYAGSWHPGDTDHGARWAQLRKALETLAPEADQAGVRLCVENHFGTMTQTAAETAALVREIAQPSVRVLYDQANLTFTHDENYEQAFAVQGDLIGHVHVKDLVFTDPNAAFRATETARVNASERAVRSRVVGSGVVPWSQILAALLRHSYDDVLSIELEYRWHPQDLPAPEDGFRQSATVLRAMLTELAEVRNA; this is encoded by the coding sequence ATGCGGCTTGCCGGTCATACACTAGGCACCCCGAACCACACGGTTCCCCAAGCACTTGAACTCTTCCGGGCCGCAGGGCTCGACGCCGCCGAAGTCATCTACCAGAATGACTACACATCCGGATTGCCCCTGGGTGACCGGCGGGCCGCGATGGAGGCCCTCAAAGCCGCCGAAGCTACTGGAATACCGATCGTCGGGCTGACGCCTTACACGACCGCCATCAACTCCCTGGATGACACGGAATGGCGTCAAGGAGTCGATGAATTCCGCGGCGCCATAGACACCGCACACCTGCTCGGCGCCGACCGGGTCCGTGTCTACGCCGGATCCTGGCACCCCGGAGACACCGACCATGGGGCACGATGGGCACAACTGCGTAAAGCACTGGAGACCCTTGCTCCGGAAGCGGATCAGGCCGGCGTCCGCCTTTGCGTGGAAAACCACTTCGGCACCATGACCCAGACCGCGGCAGAAACTGCTGCCCTGGTACGGGAAATTGCCCAACCGTCTGTCCGCGTCCTCTATGACCAGGCAAACCTGACATTCACACATGACGAAAACTACGAACAGGCCTTCGCCGTTCAAGGGGACCTGATCGGCCACGTTCACGTGAAGGACCTCGTCTTCACGGACCCCAACGCGGCCTTCCGGGCTACCGAAACAGCCAGGGTCAACGCCTCTGAACGAGCCGTCCGCTCCCGCGTCGTTGGAAGCGGCGTCGTACCGTGGTCCCAAATCCTCGCTGCCCTGCTCCGTCACAGCTACGACGACGTGCTGAGCATCGAACTTGAGTACCGCTGGCACCCCCAAGACCTCCCCGCGCCCGAGGACGGATTCCGCCAATCCGCGACGGTCCTGCGCGCAATGCTCACTGAGCTGGCTGAAGTAAGGAACGCATGA